Proteins from one Tsuneonella aeria genomic window:
- the pabB gene encoding aminodeoxychorismate synthase component I has protein sequence MAGRAPFVLLDDARGEGAADAHLFENPQQVFVARTPQDVAAVLAEADAARAGGGTLAGFIAYEAGLALEPRLAPLAEARTGAGGPLVWLGLFEEASILPAADVPAWLGESGGGPASLGPLVPQISPGAYAAAFEAVQVAIRAGDIYQANLTFPLAGGFRGDPLALYAALRGRAAAGYGGVVFDGQHWLLSLSPELFVSLRGAEAKAKPMKGTRPRATDEVADRALAEELAASAKDRAENLMILDLMRNDLSRVAEAGSVRVEAPFAVESYPTVHQMVSTVRARLSPGQGAMDLVRALFPCGSITGAPKIRAMEIIGGVERDARGPYCGAIGRIGPPDGDGQGEAAFNVAIRTVRLTEIENGQGTAVLGVGSAVVADSEPLPEWRESLLKAGFARLAAPGFDLVETMRFDPQDGVPLLDLHLERIGASAAALGFVFDRHAARNRIQALLFDLEAPARIRLLASARGEIALEAAPLPAALAEPFGCIALPLPVDSSDWRLRHKTTDRNFYDAARQAAEIEGAGEALFVRDDGLVTEGTFTNVFLERDGILITPPAAAGLLPGVLRRSLIDGGHAREVELTLDDLAGGFLIGNALRGLIKARLV, from the coding sequence ATGGCCGGGCGCGCACCCTTCGTTCTGCTCGACGACGCCCGCGGCGAGGGCGCGGCAGACGCGCACCTCTTCGAAAATCCGCAGCAGGTATTCGTGGCCCGCACCCCCCAGGACGTCGCTGCCGTGCTGGCCGAGGCAGACGCCGCGCGCGCCGGAGGCGGCACGCTGGCAGGCTTCATCGCGTACGAAGCGGGCCTTGCACTCGAACCCAGGCTCGCACCCCTCGCCGAAGCACGCACCGGTGCCGGCGGCCCGCTCGTCTGGTTGGGGCTGTTCGAAGAAGCATCGATCCTTCCGGCCGCGGATGTGCCGGCCTGGCTGGGAGAGAGCGGTGGTGGCCCGGCATCGCTAGGCCCCTTGGTGCCGCAGATTTCGCCAGGCGCCTACGCCGCCGCATTCGAGGCAGTGCAGGTGGCGATCCGCGCCGGCGACATCTACCAGGCCAACCTGACATTCCCACTCGCGGGCGGATTCCGGGGCGATCCGCTTGCGCTCTACGCCGCGCTGCGCGGTCGGGCGGCCGCGGGCTACGGCGGGGTCGTGTTCGATGGCCAGCACTGGCTGCTCAGTCTTTCGCCCGAACTGTTCGTCAGCCTCCGCGGGGCGGAAGCCAAGGCCAAGCCCATGAAGGGGACGCGCCCGCGTGCGACCGACGAAGTTGCGGATCGCGCGCTCGCGGAAGAACTCGCCGCTTCGGCCAAGGATCGGGCCGAGAACCTGATGATCTTGGACCTGATGCGCAACGACCTGTCCCGCGTGGCGGAGGCCGGGTCGGTTCGGGTCGAGGCGCCGTTTGCGGTCGAAAGCTACCCGACGGTCCACCAGATGGTCAGCACCGTCCGCGCACGCCTGTCGCCAGGGCAAGGCGCGATGGACCTTGTCCGCGCGCTGTTCCCCTGCGGGTCCATCACCGGGGCGCCAAAGATCCGCGCCATGGAAATCATCGGCGGCGTGGAGCGCGATGCGCGCGGGCCGTACTGCGGCGCGATCGGCCGGATCGGCCCGCCCGACGGGGACGGCCAGGGCGAGGCCGCGTTCAACGTCGCGATCCGCACCGTGCGCCTTACGGAGATCGAGAACGGCCAGGGCACTGCGGTACTCGGCGTCGGCTCTGCAGTCGTCGCGGACAGCGAACCCCTCCCCGAATGGCGCGAGAGCCTGCTCAAGGCCGGTTTCGCGCGGCTGGCAGCGCCAGGCTTCGACCTGGTGGAAACCATGCGCTTCGATCCCCAGGACGGCGTGCCCTTGCTGGACCTGCACCTCGAACGGATCGGGGCGAGCGCCGCTGCTTTGGGCTTTGTCTTCGATCGCCATGCGGCGCGTAACCGCATCCAGGCCCTGCTTTTCGATCTGGAGGCACCTGCACGCATCCGCCTGCTGGCCTCTGCCCGGGGCGAAATCGCCCTGGAAGCCGCGCCCCTGCCCGCGGCCCTGGCCGAACCGTTCGGTTGCATCGCGCTGCCGCTGCCGGTCGATTCGAGCGATTGGCGGCTCCGGCACAAGACGACGGACCGCAATTTCTACGACGCCGCGCGCCAGGCTGCCGAAATCGAAGGGGCGGGCGAGGCGCTGTTCGTGCGCGACGATGGCCTGGTGACAGAAGGCACCTTTACCAACGTCTTCCTGGAACGAGACGGCATCCTGATAACTCCGCCCGCCGCCGCCGGCCTTCTCCCCGGCGTCCTGCGCCGATCGCTGATCGATGGCGGACACGCACGGGAAGTTGAATTGACGCTGGACGACCTTGCCGGCGGATTTCTTATCGGAAACGCGCTCCGCGGACTGATAAAGGCGCGGCTGGTATGA
- a CDS encoding alpha/beta hydrolase has translation MNTVIRAALAATMVCAAVQGSAASPAPATAGRDITAPGPHGALAGTYMAPAGEGPVILIIPGSGPTDRDGNNPLGVTAAPYRLLAEALGAEGIGSLRIDKRGMFGSKAAVPDPNAVTIADYVADVEAWTEAARAASGRSCIWLLGHSEGGLVALAAAQRTPTLCGIILVSASGEALGQVMRAQLRRNPANAPILADAFGAIDRLEKGERADVSAMHPALQQLFAPAVQAFLIDLFRHDPAELAADVRIPMLIVEGGEDLQVPAGSAAPLRKANAGARYRLVPGMNHVLKQVPPGDAAANMAAYAGAAQPVSPGLVAAIAEFVRRQPLAGR, from the coding sequence ATGAACACAGTGATCCGTGCCGCCTTGGCGGCAACGATGGTCTGCGCCGCGGTGCAGGGCTCCGCCGCGTCGCCCGCGCCAGCGACCGCCGGCCGCGATATCACGGCCCCGGGCCCGCACGGCGCGCTGGCGGGCACGTACATGGCGCCGGCGGGGGAAGGGCCCGTGATCCTGATCATCCCCGGTTCGGGGCCGACCGATCGCGATGGCAACAATCCGCTGGGTGTCACGGCCGCACCATACCGCCTGCTTGCCGAGGCGCTGGGGGCCGAGGGCATCGGATCGCTGCGGATCGACAAGCGCGGCATGTTCGGCAGCAAGGCCGCCGTACCCGATCCCAACGCCGTGACGATTGCGGACTACGTGGCCGATGTCGAGGCCTGGACAGAGGCCGCGCGCGCCGCATCCGGGCGTTCCTGTATCTGGCTTCTGGGGCACAGCGAGGGCGGACTGGTGGCGCTCGCGGCGGCGCAGAGGACCCCGACCTTGTGCGGCATCATCCTCGTCAGCGCCTCCGGGGAGGCGCTGGGGCAGGTGATGCGCGCGCAGCTTCGGCGGAACCCGGCCAATGCGCCGATCCTCGCCGATGCTTTTGGCGCGATCGACCGCCTGGAGAAGGGCGAACGCGCCGACGTCTCGGCGATGCACCCCGCCCTCCAGCAATTATTCGCACCGGCCGTGCAGGCGTTCCTGATCGACCTGTTCCGCCACGACCCTGCAGAACTTGCGGCGGACGTGCGCATACCGATGCTGATCGTGGAGGGCGGGGAAGACCTGCAAGTCCCGGCCGGCAGCGCGGCGCCGCTGCGGAAGGCGAACGCCGGTGCACGGTATCGGCTGGTGCCCGGCATGAACCACGTCCTGAAACAGGTCCCGCCGGGCGACGCCGCTGCAAACATGGCGGCATACGCCGGGGCCGCGCAGCCGGTATCGCCGGGGCTGGTCGCTGCTATCGCGGAGTTTGTCCGCCGCCAGCCTTTAGCGGGCCGTTAA
- the ribA gene encoding GTP cyclohydrolase II, protein MRHGWPIALVGGPVLLPAETAIAASAASDRMLIGAARAETLKLANQREAAVPHAPVLVRGAEPFDLAAARAMADPALDLATPLKGPFRAEPIDWREGAAAALELARIAGILPAFMVDPIEAGEAQPFAPADLAALADQGSLVIATRAHLPVAAGEDAEILAFRSADDMREHVALVFGKPVSDRAPLVRLHSECLTGDVLGSLKCDCGPQLDAALEAASAEGRKGGWGVVLYLRQEGRGIGLVNKLRAYRLQDQGHDTIDANRRLGLPDEARDFPVAARMLDLLGARAVRLMTNNPAKVTALEAAGVRVAERVPHRLPDNPHNTRYLATKRDRAGHLLP, encoded by the coding sequence TTGCGGCACGGCTGGCCGATCGCGCTCGTCGGCGGGCCCGTGCTCCTGCCGGCTGAAACTGCGATCGCTGCAAGCGCCGCGAGCGACCGGATGCTGATCGGGGCCGCCCGCGCCGAGACGCTGAAGCTCGCCAACCAGCGCGAAGCTGCCGTTCCCCACGCGCCGGTTCTTGTACGGGGGGCAGAGCCGTTCGACCTTGCCGCAGCGCGGGCGATGGCCGATCCCGCGCTCGACCTCGCGACGCCCTTGAAGGGGCCGTTCCGCGCCGAACCGATCGATTGGCGCGAAGGGGCCGCTGCCGCGCTCGAACTGGCGCGAATTGCCGGGATATTGCCTGCGTTCATGGTCGATCCCATCGAAGCGGGCGAAGCGCAGCCGTTCGCGCCCGCGGACCTCGCCGCGCTTGCCGATCAGGGGAGCCTCGTCATCGCGACACGCGCGCATTTGCCCGTGGCAGCGGGCGAGGATGCCGAGATCCTCGCATTTCGCAGCGCCGACGACATGCGCGAACACGTCGCGCTGGTTTTCGGCAAACCGGTTTCCGACCGGGCGCCGCTCGTGCGGCTGCATTCCGAATGCCTGACGGGCGACGTGCTCGGCAGCCTCAAGTGCGATTGTGGTCCGCAGCTCGACGCCGCGCTTGAGGCCGCATCCGCCGAAGGACGAAAGGGCGGCTGGGGCGTGGTGCTCTATCTGCGGCAGGAAGGACGCGGCATCGGCCTGGTCAACAAACTCCGCGCCTATCGCCTGCAGGATCAGGGGCACGACACGATCGACGCGAACCGCCGCCTGGGCCTGCCTGACGAAGCGCGCGATTTCCCGGTAGCGGCGCGGATGCTGGACTTGCTGGGCGCCCGCGCGGTGCGACTGATGACCAACAATCCTGCGAAAGTCACCGCACTGGAGGCGGCGGGGGTCCGCGTGGCCGAGCGCGTCCCGCATCGGTTGCCCGACAATCCCCACAACACGCGCTACCTTGCCACCAAGCGCGACCGCGCCGGGCACCTGCTTCCTTGA
- a CDS encoding right-handed parallel beta-helix repeat-containing protein, with protein sequence MDCERPLSDRRFPARPSRILLGVIAVMAVAAIPVAAVIAQPAAAPFTVAETGRSFASLQEAVNAIGDGQGTIAIAPGTWRQCAVQERGTVTYATRQPGAAVFDGTACEGKAALVLRGRGARISGLTFRNIKVPDFNGAGIRLEAGDLMVAQSWFLDSEQGILTADNPGGAIVIDQSTFAGLGTCQGAAGCAHSIYTGNYGSLRVTRSRFERGRGGHYLKARSGQVEIVANSFDDSAGTATNYMIDLPAGAAGRITDNWFVQGKDKENYSAFIAVGAEDHLHSSAGLTIAGNDARFAPGFVRTSVFVADWSGDRPVVRENALGVGITAFQER encoded by the coding sequence ATGGACTGCGAACGCCCACTATCCGACCGCCGGTTTCCGGCACGTCCGTCGCGAATCCTGCTCGGCGTGATCGCCGTGATGGCGGTCGCGGCAATCCCGGTGGCTGCGGTCATCGCACAACCCGCCGCGGCGCCGTTCACAGTGGCGGAGACCGGCCGGAGCTTCGCCTCGCTGCAAGAGGCCGTCAACGCGATCGGCGACGGCCAGGGCACGATCGCCATTGCGCCGGGAACGTGGCGCCAATGTGCCGTGCAGGAACGCGGCACGGTGACCTACGCGACCCGGCAGCCCGGCGCCGCAGTGTTCGACGGCACGGCGTGCGAAGGGAAGGCAGCGCTTGTCCTGCGCGGGCGCGGGGCGCGGATTTCGGGCCTGACATTCCGCAATATCAAGGTGCCTGATTTCAACGGCGCGGGCATCCGGCTGGAGGCCGGCGACCTCATGGTGGCGCAATCGTGGTTCCTCGACAGCGAGCAGGGCATCCTCACGGCGGACAATCCGGGCGGCGCGATCGTGATCGACCAGAGCACGTTCGCCGGTCTCGGCACTTGCCAGGGGGCGGCGGGCTGCGCCCATTCGATCTACACCGGCAACTACGGCAGCCTGCGGGTAACGCGCTCCCGCTTCGAACGGGGGCGCGGCGGCCACTATCTGAAGGCACGCAGCGGACAGGTGGAGATCGTGGCCAACAGCTTCGACGATTCGGCGGGCACCGCGACCAACTACATGATCGACCTGCCTGCCGGCGCCGCGGGCCGCATCACCGACAACTGGTTCGTCCAGGGAAAGGACAAGGAGAATTACTCCGCCTTCATCGCGGTGGGAGCGGAAGATCACCTGCATTCCTCGGCCGGGCTGACTATCGCCGGCAACGACGCGCGTTTCGCGCCAGGCTTCGTGCGTACCAGCGTCTTCGTGGCGGACTGGTCGGGCGATCGGCCCGTGGTGCGCGAGAATGCCCTCGGGGTCGGGATTACCGCCTTCCAGGAACGCTGA
- a CDS encoding exodeoxyribonuclease III → MLSIATWNINSVRLRIDQVVRMLGDHAPDILCLQEIKCQEHQFPAQALADLGYVHQAVHGQKGYHGVATIGRVPFREFGRHDWQDNGEARHVGVELTGPGAQHGLIVENVYIPAGGDTPDRAINPKFGQKLDFLERMARWADALDRPTLIVGDFNVAPLECDVYDHKALLKVVSHTPVEVESLDRLRDAHGFVDLGRRFIPAPDRNYSWWSYRSYWRQKDQGRRLDHMWASPELASQATAHRLVEDTRRWDAPSDHIPLVTEFDL, encoded by the coding sequence ATGCTGTCCATCGCCACCTGGAACATCAATTCGGTTCGGCTGCGCATCGACCAGGTCGTCCGCATGCTGGGCGATCATGCGCCCGACATCCTGTGCCTTCAGGAAATCAAGTGCCAGGAACACCAGTTTCCCGCGCAGGCCCTGGCCGACCTCGGCTATGTGCACCAGGCGGTGCATGGACAGAAAGGCTATCACGGCGTCGCCACGATCGGCCGCGTGCCGTTCCGCGAATTCGGCCGGCACGACTGGCAGGATAATGGTGAGGCGCGCCATGTCGGGGTCGAACTCACCGGTCCCGGCGCGCAGCACGGCCTGATCGTGGAAAACGTCTATATCCCCGCCGGCGGCGACACGCCGGACCGCGCGATCAATCCGAAGTTCGGCCAGAAGCTCGATTTCCTTGAGCGGATGGCGCGCTGGGCCGATGCGCTCGACCGGCCGACGCTGATCGTGGGTGACTTCAACGTCGCCCCGCTGGAGTGCGATGTCTATGACCACAAGGCACTGCTGAAGGTCGTCAGTCACACGCCGGTGGAGGTGGAGTCGCTGGACCGGCTGCGCGATGCGCACGGCTTCGTCGACCTTGGCCGGCGGTTCATTCCCGCGCCCGACCGCAATTATTCCTGGTGGTCCTATCGCAGCTATTGGCGGCAGAAAGACCAGGGGCGCCGCCTCGACCACATGTGGGCCAGCCCCGAGCTCGCGTCCCAGGCGACCGCGCATCGACTGGTGGAGGACACGCGCCGCTGGGATGCGCCCAGCGATCATATCCCGCTGGTGACGGAGTTCGATCTCTGA
- the arfB gene encoding alternative ribosome rescue aminoacyl-tRNA hydrolase ArfB codes for MADTADAIVARAIDLVRESFIAASGPGGQNVNKVATAVQLRLDVYALRLPPEVFQRLKTLAGSRMTAGGEIVIAARRFRTQEANRAEARERLAELIRGAFDAPARRARSRLNRVGKEARIKAKKSRGAIKAGRGKPDW; via the coding sequence ATGGCTGACACGGCTGACGCGATCGTTGCGCGGGCAATCGATCTGGTCCGCGAAAGCTTCATCGCCGCATCGGGGCCCGGCGGGCAGAACGTCAACAAGGTCGCGACCGCGGTGCAGTTGCGGCTGGACGTCTATGCCTTGCGCCTGCCGCCCGAGGTGTTCCAGCGGTTGAAGACCCTCGCGGGCAGCCGCATGACCGCCGGCGGTGAGATCGTCATCGCCGCGCGTCGCTTCCGCACGCAGGAGGCGAACCGGGCGGAAGCGCGCGAGCGGCTGGCGGAGCTCATCCGCGGCGCTTTCGACGCGCCGGCCCGCCGCGCAAGGAGCCGTCTCAACCGGGTCGGCAAGGAAGCGCGCATCAAGGCGAAAAAATCGCGCGGGGCGATCAAGGCCGGACGCGGCAAGCCAGACTGGTAG
- a CDS encoding SPFH domain-containing protein, with the protein MSIELKGMNTSRERGAATFNGYAMLAVTLVLLALAVWRFVLFVRLVDANLNAGPEAALSFGLLFLAGIAMAGFYMIQPNQAAVITLFGAYRGTDRSEGLRWVWPWLMRKKISARAHNVHSERVKINDLKGNPIDIACNVVWRVADTAQAAFDVEDFKEFVNIQIEAGLRTVGARHPYDDLEEEEVTLRGSPDVVNTELQAELNDRLKVAGIVVDEAGLTHLAYAAEIAGAMLRRQQAEAVIAARAKLVMGAVSMVEMALTKLSTDGIVELDDERRATMVSNLMVVLCGEREAQPVVNAGTLYQ; encoded by the coding sequence ATGTCGATCGAACTGAAGGGGATGAACACCAGCCGGGAGCGCGGCGCGGCCACGTTCAACGGCTACGCGATGCTGGCCGTCACGCTGGTGCTGCTCGCGCTGGCGGTATGGCGCTTCGTGCTGTTCGTCCGGCTGGTCGATGCCAACCTCAATGCCGGGCCGGAGGCGGCACTGTCGTTCGGGCTGCTGTTCCTGGCCGGGATCGCGATGGCGGGATTCTACATGATCCAGCCGAACCAGGCTGCGGTGATCACGCTGTTCGGCGCCTACAGGGGTACCGACCGGTCCGAAGGCTTGCGCTGGGTATGGCCCTGGCTGATGCGCAAGAAGATTTCCGCCCGCGCGCACAACGTCCATTCCGAACGGGTCAAGATCAACGATCTCAAGGGCAATCCGATCGATATCGCCTGCAACGTGGTCTGGCGCGTGGCCGATACCGCGCAGGCCGCCTTCGACGTGGAGGATTTCAAGGAGTTCGTGAACATCCAGATCGAGGCGGGCCTGCGCACCGTGGGCGCACGCCACCCCTATGACGATCTGGAGGAAGAGGAGGTGACGCTGCGCGGCAGCCCCGATGTGGTGAACACGGAGCTCCAGGCCGAACTGAACGACCGGCTGAAGGTCGCCGGCATCGTGGTTGACGAAGCGGGCCTCACCCACCTTGCCTACGCAGCCGAGATCGCCGGCGCGATGCTGCGCCGCCAGCAGGCCGAAGCGGTGATCGCCGCGCGCGCCAAGCTGGTGATGGGCGCGGTCAGCATGGTGGAAATGGCGCTGACCAAGCTGTCGACCGACGGTATCGTGGAGCTTGATGACGAGCGGCGCGCGACCATGGTGTCGAACCTGATGGTCGTCCTGTGCGGCGAACGCGAGGCGCAGCCGGTGGTCAACGCCGGGACGCTGTACCAGTAA
- a CDS encoding RluA family pseudouridine synthase, whose product MIPILFEDGEALVIDKPAGLPIERPRAGGPALEDHLSDLRLGFRRDPVPVHRLDTDTSGCLLLARNPKALVRFSRAFEERLVEKRYLGILGGTIETQAGTIELALSKISSAEKGWRMIPARKGKAAVTHWRTLAVAGGLTLIEFRPETGRTHQIRVHAAFGLGVPLLGDPVYGQKGSAPRTMLHAAGLSVPRDGKPPVAAHAPMAQDFAALGFADPLESDG is encoded by the coding sequence ATGATCCCGATCCTGTTCGAAGACGGCGAGGCGCTGGTGATCGACAAGCCCGCGGGATTGCCGATCGAGCGCCCGCGTGCCGGCGGTCCCGCCCTCGAAGACCACCTGAGCGATCTGCGCCTGGGCTTCCGGCGCGACCCCGTGCCGGTCCACCGGCTGGATACCGATACCAGCGGTTGCCTGCTGCTGGCCCGCAACCCCAAGGCGCTGGTCCGTTTCTCCCGCGCGTTCGAGGAACGATTGGTCGAGAAACGCTATCTCGGAATCCTCGGCGGGACGATCGAGACGCAGGCCGGAACGATCGAACTGGCGCTGTCCAAGATCAGCTCCGCCGAAAAGGGATGGCGCATGATCCCGGCGCGCAAGGGTAAGGCGGCGGTGACTCACTGGCGCACGCTGGCGGTGGCAGGCGGTCTGACCCTGATCGAGTTCCGCCCGGAAACCGGCCGCACGCACCAGATCAGGGTCCACGCCGCGTTTGGCCTCGGCGTGCCGCTCCTCGGCGATCCGGTCTATGGCCAGAAGGGCTCCGCACCCCGAACGATGCTGCACGCCGCCGGCCTCTCCGTCCCGCGCGACGGGAAGCCGCCGGTCGCGGCCCATGCCCCGATGGCGCAAGACTTTGCCGCGCTGGGCTTTGCCGACCCGCTTGAATCCGATGGCTGA
- the rpmG gene encoding 50S ribosomal protein L33, producing the protein MAKPATVKIRLVSTADTGFFYVTKKNPRNHTEKFTFRKYDPVARKHVEFKEAKIK; encoded by the coding sequence ATGGCGAAGCCCGCAACCGTCAAGATCCGGCTGGTTTCCACCGCCGACACCGGCTTCTTCTACGTCACGAAGAAGAACCCGCGCAACCACACCGAGAAGTTCACCTTCCGCAAGTACGATCCGGTTGCGCGCAAGCACGTGGAATTCAAGGAAGCGAAGATCAAGTAA
- the asd gene encoding archaetidylserine decarboxylase (Phosphatidylserine decarboxylase is synthesized as a single chain precursor. Generation of the pyruvoyl active site from a Ser is coupled to cleavage of a Gly-Ser bond between the larger (beta) and smaller (alpha chains). It is an integral membrane protein.) codes for MDEAAEPAAAYPSFNAFFTRALKPGARPLADSARYVLSPADGAVSQVGRIADGRILQAKGRDYSVAELLAGDAADAPRFDGGRFVTIYLSPRDYHRVHMPVGGRLRETRYVPGDLFSVNGVTAEGVERLFARNERLACLFETPLGTVASVMVGAMIVAGIETVWSGRVAPHGKAVQSARFADGPVFAPGEEMGRFYLGSTVVLLFEPDRIEWLPELQPGSAVRMGQAIARLL; via the coding sequence ATGGACGAGGCGGCAGAACCCGCCGCCGCTTATCCCAGCTTCAATGCATTTTTTACCCGAGCCCTCAAACCGGGCGCGCGTCCGCTGGCTGATTCGGCGCGATATGTGCTCAGCCCGGCAGACGGCGCGGTGAGCCAGGTGGGCCGGATCGCCGACGGCCGCATCCTGCAAGCCAAGGGCCGCGACTATTCGGTGGCCGAATTGCTTGCGGGCGATGCGGCCGACGCGCCGCGCTTCGATGGCGGCCGGTTCGTGACGATCTACCTCAGCCCCAGGGACTACCACCGCGTGCACATGCCGGTCGGCGGGCGACTGCGTGAGACACGGTACGTCCCCGGCGACCTGTTTTCGGTCAACGGCGTGACGGCGGAAGGCGTGGAGCGGCTGTTCGCCCGCAACGAGCGCCTCGCCTGCCTGTTCGAAACGCCGCTGGGTACGGTCGCCAGCGTCATGGTCGGGGCCATGATCGTGGCCGGTATCGAGACGGTGTGGAGCGGACGCGTGGCGCCGCACGGCAAGGCCGTCCAGTCCGCGCGCTTTGCCGACGGGCCCGTGTTCGCGCCGGGCGAAGAGATGGGCCGGTTCTACCTCGGTTCGACGGTGGTGCTGCTGTTCGAGCCCGACCGGATCGAGTGGCTGCCCGAGCTCCAGCCCGGCAGCGCGGTGCGCATGGGCCAGGCGATCGCCCGCCTGCTCTAG
- a CDS encoding toxin-antitoxin system HicB family antitoxin, protein MAAPPKKAFALRLDPAVHAAVERLAAAELRSANAQIEMLLREALKARGVDVAKGQPIRRGRPPRGEDT, encoded by the coding sequence GTGGCGGCTCCGCCCAAGAAGGCCTTCGCCCTTCGTCTCGACCCGGCGGTCCACGCCGCGGTCGAGCGGCTGGCGGCGGCCGAGCTGCGCAGCGCCAACGCCCAGATCGAAATGCTGCTGCGCGAGGCACTGAAGGCGCGCGGCGTGGACGTCGCCAAGGGGCAGCCGATCCGTCGCGGCCGTCCGCCAAGGGGGGAAGATACATGA
- a CDS encoding LolA family protein: MTILKKFPKSPARAAIAAALSLSIPAAMLAPAAPAVAQASQLDQAVAALRGISTMKADFTQTDRKGQTLSGVLTLKRPGKIRFEYGKGADMLVVSNGKSLYLVDYEVKQVQRWPIGNSPLGALLDPNRDIKRYGKLIPSGSDNVLSVEVRDPKHPEYGVITLIFTRNGSAPGGWQLTNWVALDSQNGRTTVRLTNQRYGVAVADSAFSFKDPRRTAGRR; the protein is encoded by the coding sequence ATGACGATCTTGAAGAAATTCCCCAAGTCGCCCGCGCGCGCCGCTATCGCCGCCGCGCTGTCCCTGTCGATTCCCGCCGCTATGCTGGCGCCGGCCGCGCCTGCCGTGGCGCAGGCCAGCCAGCTCGATCAGGCGGTCGCCGCCTTGCGCGGCATTTCGACCATGAAGGCCGATTTCACGCAGACCGACCGCAAGGGCCAGACCCTGTCGGGCGTTCTCACGCTGAAGCGGCCGGGCAAGATTCGCTTCGAGTACGGCAAGGGCGCCGATATGCTCGTCGTTTCGAACGGCAAGTCGCTCTACCTCGTCGATTACGAGGTGAAGCAGGTCCAGCGCTGGCCCATCGGCAATTCTCCGCTCGGCGCGCTGCTCGATCCCAATCGCGACATCAAGCGCTATGGCAAGCTGATACCTTCGGGCAGCGACAACGTGCTCAGCGTCGAAGTTCGCGATCCCAAGCATCCCGAATACGGCGTGATCACGTTGATCTTCACGCGCAACGGCTCCGCGCCGGGCGGGTGGCAGCTTACCAACTGGGTGGCGCTCGATTCGCAGAATGGCCGGACCACGGTGCGCTTGACCAACCAGCGTTACGGGGTCGCGGTCGCCGACAGCGCTTTTTCGTTCAAGGATCCACGCCGCACGGCTGGCCGTCGCTGA
- a CDS encoding DksA/TraR family C4-type zinc finger protein encodes MAGGWTRDGAVQDQIDDTVADAVAAARARTPQGHSAEFCDDCGEAIPERRRQALPGVRTCIVCQAERDSEVRHSLINRRGSKDSQLR; translated from the coding sequence ATGGCAGGCGGCTGGACGCGCGACGGCGCGGTGCAGGATCAGATCGACGACACGGTGGCCGACGCGGTCGCGGCGGCCCGTGCGCGCACGCCCCAGGGGCACAGCGCCGAATTCTGCGACGATTGCGGCGAGGCCATCCCGGAACGCCGTCGACAGGCTCTGCCGGGCGTCCGGACATGCATCGTCTGCCAGGCTGAACGCGACAGCGAGGTCCGCCATTCGCTGATCAACCGGCGGGGCAGCAAGGACAGCCAGTTGCGATGA
- a CDS encoding GNAT family N-acetyltransferase: MTVIRPERPGDGAAIRAVTAEAFLGVPHSDGSEPDLIDRLRAEGDLTLSLVCEQGCEIVGHVAFSRVTIADGSTEWYGLGPVSVLPAHQGCRIGARLIEQGLAELTKRGARGVVLLGDPEYYSRFGFAHDSALMYPGPPPQYFQRLVIAGAAPAGIVRYAPAFG, encoded by the coding sequence TTGACCGTCATCCGGCCCGAGCGTCCGGGCGACGGAGCGGCGATCCGCGCGGTGACGGCGGAAGCCTTCCTGGGAGTGCCGCACAGCGACGGAAGCGAGCCGGACCTGATCGATCGCCTCCGCGCCGAGGGCGATCTGACACTGTCGCTGGTGTGCGAACAGGGGTGCGAGATCGTCGGCCACGTCGCTTTCTCGCGCGTGACGATCGCCGACGGATCGACCGAGTGGTACGGCCTCGGCCCCGTCAGCGTTCTGCCGGCGCATCAAGGCTGCCGGATCGGCGCACGGCTGATCGAGCAGGGTCTGGCTGAGCTCACCAAGCGGGGCGCCCGCGGCGTCGTGCTTCTCGGCGACCCGGAATACTACAGCCGTTTCGGTTTCGCGCACGATTCTGCACTGATGTATCCCGGCCCGCCGCCGCAGTACTTCCAGCGGCTGGTTATCGCCGGCGCCGCGCCTGCCGGTATCGTCCGGTACGCGCCGGCGTTCGGCTAG